Within the Mycobacteriales bacterium genome, the region GATGACCTGAGGCGATGGCTACCCAGACTGCGACCGCTGTTGGCACACCCGCGAGGCAGAAGGGCGCGACCGGTGGCGCGCCCTCCACGGCATCTCGTGTGGTGCGTCTCACCTTGTACTACATCGCGCTGCTCATCGTCGCCGCGATCTTCATCTGCCCCTACCTGTTCGCGGTATTCGCCTCGTTCAAGCCGCTATCCGGCGTGCTCGGCGAGCGACCGTGGATCCCGCCGACGAGCCTGAGCACGACCAACTTCAGCCAGGTGCTCTTCGACCAGCACTTCACGACCTACCTGTTGAACACGCTGGTGGTGACGGTCATCCTCACCGTCGGGCAGGTCGTCTTCTCGATGCTCGCCGCCTATGCCTTCGCCCGGATGCACTTTCCGGGCCGGGACGCGTTGTTCTGGGTCTATCTGGCGACGCTGATGGTTCCGGGCGCGGTGACGATGATTCCGCTCTACGTGATCATGGACAACATCCACCTGCTCAACACGTACTGGGCGCTGTTCCTGCCCTACGTCCTGGGTGTGCCGTACATGATCTTCCTGATGCGGCAGTACCTGTTGACGATCCCCGAAGAGCTCATCGAAGCGGCCCGGATCGACGGGTGCAGCGAGGTGCGCATCCTCTGGACGATGATCGTGCCGCTGTCACGGCCGATCCTCATCACGGGAAGCCTGATCGCGTTCGTGTTCGGTTGGAACAACTTCCTCTGGCCGCTCATCGCCACCAACTCGACCGCCCTGCGGGTCAACACGGTCGGCATCGCCGACCTGCAGTCCAACTTCGGCACCCAGTGGAACCTCGTGCTGGCCGGGTCGCTGCTGGCGCTGATCCCGATGGTGATCCTCTTCATGATCTTCCAGAAGCAGATCGTCCGCTCGATCTCGCTCGGTGGGGTAAGCCGATGAGACAGCGCCTGCGTCGTCGCGGAGCCGTCGCGACCCTGATCGCGGCAGCACTGCTCGTGCTCGCGGCCTGCGGACAGGGGTGGGGGACCTCGGACGTCGGGGCCGGCGACGGCAAGACCGTCAACCTGACCTACGCGCTGTGGGACGCCACCCAGCAGGTCGGCTACCAGAAGTCCATCGACATCTTCGAGAAGCAGCACCCCAACATCCACGTCACGATCGAGCAGATCCCCTACGGCAACTACCCGCAGAAACTGACCTCGGAATACGTCTCCCACGACGCACCCGACCTGTTCTGGGTCAACACGCCGTTCCTGGCCAACTGGATCCAGGACGGGATGGTCAAGGACATCGGCCCGCTGATCAAGCGCGACCACGTCAACATGTCGCAGTACTACCCGGCCCTGGTCAAGCTGCACCAGCACGCCGGCAAGATCTACGGGCTGCCCAAGGACTGGGACACGATCGCGCTCTACTACAACAAGGACTACTTCGCCCAGCACCACGTGAAGATCCCGAAGAACCTGACCTGGAACCCCGACGGCGGCGGCACCTTCACGCCGATGCTGAAGCAAGCCACGACCGACGACAAGGGCCGGTCGATGGGCGCGCCGGGCTTCGACGCCGGCAACATCAAGACCTACGCGCTCACGGTGGCCAACGACCCGCAGTCCGGCTACGGAAGCTTCCTCGCGATGAACGGCGCCGGGGTCCTGCCGAAGCCCTACTCGAAGAAGATCTCGCTCGCCCAACCGGCGGCGCAGCAGGCGTTCCAGTACTACACCGGGCTGATGAACAAGGACCACGTCGGCGTTCCGGCGGGCGAGATGGGGCCGGAGGTCGCCGGATCGACGGCCACCCAGCTCTTCGCCGAAGGCCGCGTGGCGATCTATCAGGCCGGTGACTGGAACACCAGCACGATCGCCTCGTCGGTGAAGTTCAAGGTCGGCGTCCTCCCGCTGCCCGCGGGCCCGCAGGGCCGGGTCAGCGTCTTCAACGGACTGGTCGACGCGATCAACACCGCAAGCCCGCACCCGAAGGAGGCGTGGGAGCTGGAGAAGTGGCTCGGCAGCCCGGCCTCGGAGAAGATCATGGGTGAGGGCGGCTACATCTGGCCCGGCATCAAGAGCCTCGACCCGCTCTTCCTGCAGCACTGGAAGAAGGAGGGGATCGACCTGCAGCCGTTCCTCGACGAGGCCCGCGGCAAGGTGGTCAACTTCCCGGTGAGTCCGGGAATCGCGGTCGGCCTGGTCGACATGGCCAACGAGCTCGGGCCGATGTTCCTCGGATCGACGTCGGTCGCGGACGGGACCCGTAACGCCACGATCGCGGGCAACCACGATCTCGTATCGTTCTACTGATGCAGTTCCCGTCGACATCGGCCAGCGGTCCCACGACAGGAGTGGTGCTTACCACGGCCGACGGTGGCTTGCCACGGATCGACTGGGTGGGGCTGCTCCCCGATGCCGACCGGAGCGCTGAGCAGATCGAGGCAGCGGTCCCCGAGTCGCAGGCATGCGCGCTGCTGCCGGAGCACTCGAGAGGCTGGTACGGCCGACCGGGGCTGTCCGGCTACCGGCTGGGTGGCGACGACCCGGTGGCCGGTCGGGACTGGTCCACCGCATTCGAGACGACCGGGCTGTCCGACAGCGGACCCCGGCTGCGGGTCGAAGCGGAGGACCGGGTCGCCGGCCTCCGGCTCGCTACCGACATGGAGACGTTGCCGGGGGGAGCCATCCGTACCCGGCACACGCTGACCAACACCGCTCCGGGTGGCTACGTCGTGCAGGCGCTCGACGTCGTCTTCCCGCTACCGCGGCGCGCCGCCGAGACCCTCGACTTCACCGGTGGCTGGGGCCGCGAGCGGGTCCCGCAGCGGCGACCGATCGCCGATGGCCTCTGGGTGCGCGAAGGACGCCGGGGCAAGACCGGGCACGACGCGGCGACCGTGCTCGTCGCCGGGACGAGTGACTTCGGGTTCGGCGACGGCGACGTATGGGGCGTGCACGTCGGGTGGAGCGGCAACCACGTCCACCGGGTCGAGCGGCTCCCCTCCGGGCTGACCACGATCGGCGGGGGAGAGTTGCTGCTCCCCGGCGAGGTGGTCCTGGGGCCCGACGAGTCCTATACGACGCCGTGGGTCTACCTCGTCGCCGCCGACGACGGTCTCGACGGCCTCGCCGCGGCCTTCCACGGTTTCCTGCGCTCCCTGCCCGCCCACCCGCGCAATCCGCGGCCGGTCAACCTCAACGTCTGGGAAGCGGTCTACTTCGACCACGACCTGGACCGGTTGCTGACGTTGGCCGACCTCGCCGCCGAGGTCGGCGTCGGACGTTACGTGCTCGACGACGGGTGGTTCCGCTACCGGCGCCACGACCACGCCGGCCTCGGCGACTGGTGGGTCGACGAAGCGGTCTGGCCGAAGGGCCTCTCGCCGCTCATCGAGCGGGTCCGCGAGCGGGGCATGGAATTCGGCCTGTGGTTCGAGCCGGAGATGGTCAATCCCGACTCCGACCTCTACCGCGCACACCCGGACTGGATCCTCTCGACCGGCGGCCGGGTACCGCCGCTGCAGCGCAACCAACTGGTCCTCGACCTGTCCCGATCGGAGGTGCGCGACTACCTGCTCGAGCGGCTCGACGCACTGCTGGGTGAGTACGACATCTCCTACGTCAAGTGGGATCACAACCGCGACCTGATCGACGCCGGTTCGCAGACCCGGGCCGGCGGCGCGGTCGTGCACGCCCACACGCTCGGCTTCTACGCCCTCCTGGACGAGTTGCGTCGTCGTCACCCGAAGGTGGAATGGGAGTCGTGCGCCGGCGGCGGCGGGCGGGTCGACCTCGGCATCCTCGAGCGGACCGAGCGCATCTGGACCTCGGACATGACCGACGCCCTCGCCCGTCAGGCGATCCAGCGGTGGACCGGTCAGCTGGTGCCATCGGAATACATGGGTGCGCACATCTCCGCGCCGGTCTCCCACCAGACCGGGCGGGCCATCCCGCTGGCCTTCCGGGCCGCGACCGCGCTGTTCGGCCAGTTCGGGATCGAATGGGATCTCACCGCCGCGACCGCGGACGAGCGCGCGGAACTCGCCCGCTGGGTGGCGCTCTACCGGGAGCATCAGGCCCTCGTGCACACCGGGCGGGTGGTGCGGGTCGAGACATCCGACGACAGCGCACTGAGCCATGGGGTGGTCGCCGCCGACCGCTCGTCCGCGCTGATGGCCTGGGTGCAGGTCGACCTGGCCGATCGCGGCGCCGCCCGCACGATGACGGTGCCCGGACTCGACCCCGGTGCGCGCTACCGGGTGACGCAGGTCGGGCCGCGCGGGCCGGGCGCTGCGGCCTGGCCGGTCGACGGAGCCGAGTTCTCCGGGGCCGTTCTGGCCACGGTGGGGTTGCCGGTGCCCGCTGCCCGCCCGCTGACCATTTTCCTGGTCGCGCTCCAGCAGGTGTGACTCCGCTCAGCGCAGCGGGATGCAGCGGCCGTTCGGTGCCGCAGGTGCGGGCGCGTTGATCGGAAGTCCGCTCGGCTCGTGGTCGCCGTGCAGGCAGATGCGGGCGGCGTGCGCCGACTCCGGGAGCTCGAACCACACCTGGAGCAGGATCCGGTCCTGCGACCCGAGCGAGAGGCTGCTCGGTTGCCGCTTGATGTTCATCGGGTCGTCGGCGGGCAGATAGCGCCGCCCGGTCCGGTCGACGAGTTGCTGGCGTCCGACCGACACGGTGTGGAAGCTCACGTCCCGGTTGTAGATCTCCAGGGTCACCCGGCAGTACTGGCCGCGCGCATTGAGCTCACCGTGGGTGCCGATCACGGACGGGATGTCGCAGGTCAGGCCGAGCGGGGTGAAGGCCAGGTTGCCGTCGTTGACGGTGCGCGCCGCGAGTGCATGTTCGCCCGGGAGCAGCGCGACCGCCGGGATCGGCAGCCGGCTCGGCGCGGCCGGCGCCGGCGGGGACGAATCACACCCGCCGAGGGTCGCGACGAGGACGCCGACCGTCGCGATGGCGGCGGCAGCGGCGATCCGGGCCCTGAGCATGATCGACACGATGCCACGTCGTACGGGCGTTCAGCGGTAGGCGACCGAGGCGTCGCCGGAGGACGTGACCTCGTCGATATGCCGGTTCGACGACGGGTCGGTCCGCACGGCGGCGGTCGCCCCGCCGGATCCGGTGCGCTGTGCGACGTCGTACAGCTGCGGTCCGTGCGGCACCGTCACGGCCACGCCGCCGGACGAGGTCGTCGCGGTCACGGCCGTCGGTGACACGGAGAAGGCCAGCCCGACGTCGCCCGACGATGTCACCGCCGACACGCGTCCGGCGCGGACGTCGGAGGCGTCGATCGACCCGGACGATGTGTGCAGCCGCAGCGGTCCGCCGGCGATGCCGGTGGCGGTGATGTCACCCGAGCCCGTCTGCAGGGTGAGCGCACCGGACACGCCGGTGGCGACGACGTCGCCGGAGCCGGAGCGCAGATCGACCGCGCCGTCGAGCCCACTGGCACTTGCGTTCCCGGACCCGGTCCGGACGGTCACCGACATCCCCGCGGGGGTGTGGATGACGTACGACGCGTCGCAGCGGCCAGCCCCGGCCAATCCCGCGCAGTGGCTGCGGAGCTGGAGCAGGCCGCCGGTCTGCACGGCCGTGGGTTCAGGGGCGGAGAGCGACGAGGTGGTCCGCCGGTCGACGGTGAGCTCACCGTTCGGACCGCGGACGACGACGACGTCGCCGTTGGCCGTGTCGATCTGCAGCCGGTTCGGGGGGTCGCGGTAGACGAGGTGGTCGGTGTGGTGAACGACGCCGGCGGTGGCGCCGACGATCTGAAGCCCGCTGAATCCCACCAGCGCCGCCGCGAGGACCGCTCCGGCGCCGATCGACAGCACCTGCCCGGGTGTCCGGGACGGCCGATGGTCGGTCATCGGGCGCCTCCGGAGCCCGCGACCGGATCGGCAGACTCGAGGAACCGCAGTACGGCGAGCACCCGACGGTGGTCCTGTTCGGCCGGGGGGAGTGCGAGCTTGGCGAAGATGCTGCTCACGTGCTTCTCCACCGCGCCCTCGGAGACGACGAGATGGGCCGCGATCGCCCCGTTGGATCGGCCCTCCGCCATGGCCGAGAGCACCTCGCGCTCCCGTGGTGTCAGCGAGTCGAGCGGGTCCCGGCGACGGCTGCGGGTGAGCAGTTGCGACACCACCTCCGGGTCGAGCGCGGTCCCGCCCGACCCGACCCGGCGCAGCGCCTCGAGGAATTCCGCGACGTCGGCGACCCGGTCCTTCAGCAGGTAGCCCACGCCGCGGGTGTCGCCGGCGATGAGATCGACGGCGTAGCGCTCCTCGACGTACTGGGACAGCACGAGTACGGCGACATCAGGCCACTGGCGCCGGAGGACGAGCGCGGCCCGCACGCCCTCGTCGGTGAAGGTCGGCGGCATCCGGACGTCGGCGACGCACACATCCGGTTGATGCCGCTCGACCGCGCGCAGCAACTCCTCGCCGTCGGCCACCGCGGCAACCACCGACATGCCGTCCTCCTCGAGCAGGCGGGTGATGCCCTCCCGCAGCAGGACGGCATCCTCCGCGATCACGACTCGCATGGCAGGTCTACTCCGATCGTGGTGGGCCCGCCGGACGGGCTGGTGAGGACGAAGGTGCCGTCGACCGCGCGGACCCGGTCGCGCAGGCCGGCCAGACCGGAGCCGGTGTCGAGGTTGCCGCCGCCGCGGCCGTCATCGGTGATCGTGAGCCGCAGCACGTCGCCGTGCCGGACCGCGTCGACCCGGGCCCGGTCGGCCAGGGAGTGCTTGGCGACGTTGGTCAGCGCCTCGGCGACGACGAAGTAGGCGACCGCCTCGATGCCGGGCGCGGCCCGCCGCGGCACGTCCACCCGGACCTCCACCGGGACCGGGCAGCGCGCGGCGAGTGCTGACAACGCGGCGTCCAGACCGCGGTCGGTGAGCACGCTCGGGTGGATGCCGCGGGCGAGATCGCGTAGCTCGGCGAGGGCCTGCTTCGCCTCCCCGTGCGCCTCGTCGACCAGGGCGCGGACGGACTCCGGGTCGTCGCCCAGCTTCGTCCGCGCCCGGCCGAGCGTCATCGCCAGTGCGACGAGCCGCTGCTGGGCGCCGTCGTGCAGATCACGTTCGAACCGGCGCCGCTCGCTGTCCGCGGCAGCCACCATCCGGGAGCGGGTGTCCTGCAGCGTCTCCACCCGGGTGGTGAGCGCCTCCTGCTTCCCGGGTGCGAGCAACATCCGGGCCAGCGCGACCTGGCCCAGGGCGACGCCGCGGGCGAGCCAGGGCGCGGCCAGCAGGAGGGCGGCCCCGGCGACGACGTGCACGGCCACCGACGCGGGGTAGCCCAGGTTCCAGCCCGGCAGCGAACCGGGTGATGCGGTCGCCCACCCGTAGGCGGGGAACAGCAGGAAACCGAGGCCGGCTCCCCAGACGGCCCAGACCACGACACCGCCGACCCATCCGGTCACCGGGAGGACGAGCCCTGCGTAGAGGAGCTCCAGCCAGGTGCCGCGGGTCTTGGTGCGGGCCCACATCCGGGCCGGCAGCCACCCGTCGAGCTTCGGCGGCGGCCGCAGCGCGATCCGCTTCCCGAGGAACGTCGACGCGCGGCGGGTCTCCAGCCGGGCCACGCCGCGGGAGAGGCCGAACGCGAGCCACAGCACGAGCAGCCCGACCAGCGCCAGGATCATCAGCCCGGCGGACAGCGACACCAGCGTGACCAACACCGTGAACGTCGCCGTACCGATCAGAGCGCTGAGCGCGAGATAGCTCATCGCGAGCCATGCCCACGCCGAGAACGGCGCCCGCAGCACCGCGCCGAGCGCGCTGCCCGGCCGTGCCGCGGCGTCGGTCATGGCGGAGCCTCTCCGTAGTGGCGTTATGACGCAACGGTAGGGGGAACGGGTGGCCGCCAACCATCAGGAAACCCGGCCAATCCGTCCGGGGGCTAGCCCCACCGGCCCGTGTACGCTGACCGGCCAGACTTAGGGAGTGTGCGGTGGGTGTCAGTATCGGGCTGGTGGTGGTGGCGGTGATCGCCCTGCTGATCGCCGTCAAGGTCGCCAAGACCCTCGTCAAGGCCGTGTTGATCGTCGTCGCGGTGGTGCTGGCCGTCGGAGCCTGGCAGACACACGCGCGGGCGGCGACGCCCAGCCCGGCGCACACCCACTCCCGGTCGGTCAGCGCTTGAGAAAGAAGTCGCGCACGTTGGCGAGCAGCAGGACGACTGCCGACAGGACGAGTACGGCGGCCACGGCCCACCGCCAGTTCCCGATCGCGGCCTGAGCGGCCGTCCAGATCACGGCCGCCAGGCCGGCGACCGCAAGCAACCCGCCGACGAACCGCAGCAGGTGCCCGCGGGCGAAGGCCTCCACGCAGAGCATGAGCACCGCCAGGAAAACCAGCGCCGGCACCACATCTCCGCGGTTGTCGACGACGATCAGGGCGAGGCCGACGAGCAGCACCGACGCCGAGACCGTCGACCACACCCGCAGCACCCGGTGCCGGGTCCGGACCGGATCGACGTTGGGTACGGCGCGGTGCCGCAGGTGGGCGTGCGGATCCCCGGGCGGCAGGCCGGCCGCGGCGGCGCGGGCCAGCGCCTCGCGCTCCTCGCCGAGCGCGAGCCGGCGTACCCGCACCTGGTCCACCGCCTCCTCCGGCGCGGCGAGGGCGGTGCGGTCGGCGCGGGTGCCGGCGCTGTCGAGCGCCCGGATCCCGGCCTGGATCCGGCGCAGTTCGTCGCCGCGGGTGTCCAGCTCGGCGTCGGCCGCGACGATCAGGTCGTCCAGCTCGGCGATGCGCTCCTCGACCGCCCGCCGCTCGACTTCCGGCGACGGCGTCTCCTTGTCGAGGCCGGCCCAGCCCACCGGATCAGACCAGCAGCGGCGTACCGATCCGGTGCGCTCGTAGCGCGGTCCAGAAGGGGCTCGTTCCCCACCGAAGGGATCGCCGGTGTCGAGCCCCCACAGGCCGCGGTAGTCGCGCACCCAGGGAGTCTCGTCGTCGACCAGCACTGCGTTCCAGGGCCGCTCCGCTCCGGGGCCGATGCCGGCCCCGTCGCCGCGGCGGTAGTCGATGAAGGGGATGCCGAGGGCGGTGCCCTCGCGATCGCGGGTCCAGGGCAGGAACACCCGGGCCAGCCGACGCGTGCCGGCGAGCAGCCGGCGGAGCGCCGGTGGCTCGACCGTGACGAGGTAGTCGCCCGGCAGGTATCCCCCCGAGTGCGAGCCGCCGCCGGCGTAGACGACCGGGTGGGTGCCCTGCCAGTCGATGTCGGGGTCGTCCTGCCGGCGGCGGAGGTCGTCGCCGGCCTCGTCGTGGGAGGAGAACGCGACCCACGCCGGACGCGCATCCGGCTCCGGCGGGTCGGCAAGGAAGATGGTGACCTGTTCCCAGTCGGCCTCGTGGTCGTTGACGCCGCCGAACGTGGACCGCCAGTCGTTCATCGCGTAGAAGAACCAGTACTGCAGTGCGACGAAGCCGCGATCGTGGGTGACGTGGCCGTAGTAGGGGCAGGCGTCGGGCTGAGGTCCGGAGCGGTAGCGCTGCTCGGCGGCCGCCGTGGTACCGCCCGGTACCCGCCCGCGCAGCAACAGCGACAGCCGCATGACCGCATCGATCAGCCGGCCGAGAAGGCCGACCGTGGCGAACCGGCTGTTGCCCGCGACGAAGCGCGTCCGCCCCGATTCCCGGCGCCATCTGCGCAGCTCCCGCCGAGTCAGCGGGCGCTCCACGAACTGCAGCGACAGGTCGTCGGCCACGGCTGCCGCACCCGCCTCGGCCAGGCACGTCGCGGTGATGTCACCCGGCGCCCGGAGCTGCTGTCCGGTCGCGCGCCACAGCCCGCACGAGCGCAGGTAGCTCTCGACCGACATCGGCAGGAACAGTTCACCCCGGGTGTAGCGCAGGACCGGCTCATAGCGACGCAGCAACGCGAGATCCTCGGCCTGCCGTGTGCCCGACACCGTCACCGCCTCAGTGTGCAGTCACCGGGACCGGTAGTCCCGCGGCGGCATGCCGAACTGGTCCCGGAACGCGCGGCTGAAATGGAATGCGCTCGCGAAGCCGGATGCCCGGGCCACCCGGCCGACATCGAGATCGGTCGCGTCGAGCAGCTGCGCGGCATGCTCCAACCGCGCCCGGCGGAGGGCCTCCATCGGGGCCCGGCCGGTCTGCGCCGCGAACAGGTGGGCGAACCGCGAAGGTGACAGCGCGGCGTTCGCCGCCAGCGACGCCACCGTGTGCGGTGACGCCGGGTCGGCGCGCAGCAGCGATACCGTGCGCCGGACCCGCGGGTCCAGCGGGTCGCCGACGGCGGCCGGCTCACGCCCGGCGGCCGTGACCAGCGCCAGCACCGCCTCCACGCCGTTGAGGACGAGGTCGCGGGCCGCGGGAGCCGTCGCGGCGGTCGGCCGGGCCGTGCGGGTGCCGGCCGGGAGCGGATCGGGCGGCGTGCCGTGCCCGGACCAGCGGGCGTCGGCGTGTGCCCGGGCGAAGATCCCCTCGATCCGGCCCCGCAGCCCGGCCGGCACCCCGCGGACGGCGTGCAGCCCCGGTCCCACCTGGTACGGCGCGAGCCAGTCCTGCCAGCGGGTGGGGAGCTGGACATGCACCCACCAGAAGCCCCACCCGTCCGCGTCCGGCGCCACCCCGTAGTCGTGCCCGATCGAGGCACCCAGCAGGACGGCATCCCCCGGCCCCGCATCCACGGTCACGTCTCCCTGACGCAGCCGCCCGCCGCCGGAGACGGTCCAGGTCAGCAGCGAGTTCTTGGCACCCGCGGTCCGGTGTACGGCGTAGCCGGGACGCTCGTCGAAGCACCCGACCAGCGGCACATGCGCCGGCGGTGCCGGGGTCTCGGCAGCAGTCTCAGGCATGTCCTCGACACTCCTGGGTATCGCGTCACGGGGCGCTCGCGCCTATCGTCGACGCGACTGAGGAAAGAGGGATGAGATGACGACCGCCGCAAGCGTACC harbors:
- a CDS encoding carbohydrate ABC transporter permease — protein: MRLTLYYIALLIVAAIFICPYLFAVFASFKPLSGVLGERPWIPPTSLSTTNFSQVLFDQHFTTYLLNTLVVTVILTVGQVVFSMLAAYAFARMHFPGRDALFWVYLATLMVPGAVTMIPLYVIMDNIHLLNTYWALFLPYVLGVPYMIFLMRQYLLTIPEELIEAARIDGCSEVRILWTMIVPLSRPILITGSLIAFVFGWNNFLWPLIATNSTALRVNTVGIADLQSNFGTQWNLVLAGSLLALIPMVILFMIFQKQIVRSISLGGVSR
- a CDS encoding sugar ABC transporter substrate-binding protein; the encoded protein is MRQRLRRRGAVATLIAAALLVLAACGQGWGTSDVGAGDGKTVNLTYALWDATQQVGYQKSIDIFEKQHPNIHVTIEQIPYGNYPQKLTSEYVSHDAPDLFWVNTPFLANWIQDGMVKDIGPLIKRDHVNMSQYYPALVKLHQHAGKIYGLPKDWDTIALYYNKDYFAQHHVKIPKNLTWNPDGGGTFTPMLKQATTDDKGRSMGAPGFDAGNIKTYALTVANDPQSGYGSFLAMNGAGVLPKPYSKKISLAQPAAQQAFQYYTGLMNKDHVGVPAGEMGPEVAGSTATQLFAEGRVAIYQAGDWNTSTIASSVKFKVGVLPLPAGPQGRVSVFNGLVDAINTASPHPKEAWELEKWLGSPASEKIMGEGGYIWPGIKSLDPLFLQHWKKEGIDLQPFLDEARGKVVNFPVSPGIAVGLVDMANELGPMFLGSTSVADGTRNATIAGNHDLVSFY
- a CDS encoding alpha-galactosidase is translated as MQFPSTSASGPTTGVVLTTADGGLPRIDWVGLLPDADRSAEQIEAAVPESQACALLPEHSRGWYGRPGLSGYRLGGDDPVAGRDWSTAFETTGLSDSGPRLRVEAEDRVAGLRLATDMETLPGGAIRTRHTLTNTAPGGYVVQALDVVFPLPRRAAETLDFTGGWGRERVPQRRPIADGLWVREGRRGKTGHDAATVLVAGTSDFGFGDGDVWGVHVGWSGNHVHRVERLPSGLTTIGGGELLLPGEVVLGPDESYTTPWVYLVAADDGLDGLAAAFHGFLRSLPAHPRNPRPVNLNVWEAVYFDHDLDRLLTLADLAAEVGVGRYVLDDGWFRYRRHDHAGLGDWWVDEAVWPKGLSPLIERVRERGMEFGLWFEPEMVNPDSDLYRAHPDWILSTGGRVPPLQRNQLVLDLSRSEVRDYLLERLDALLGEYDISYVKWDHNRDLIDAGSQTRAGGAVVHAHTLGFYALLDELRRRHPKVEWESCAGGGGRVDLGILERTERIWTSDMTDALARQAIQRWTGQLVPSEYMGAHISAPVSHQTGRAIPLAFRAATALFGQFGIEWDLTAATADERAELARWVALYREHQALVHTGRVVRVETSDDSALSHGVVAADRSSALMAWVQVDLADRGAARTMTVPGLDPGARYRVTQVGPRGPGAAAWPVDGAEFSGAVLATVGLPVPAARPLTIFLVALQQV
- a CDS encoding DUF4097 family beta strand repeat-containing protein, with the protein product MTDHRPSRTPGQVLSIGAGAVLAAALVGFSGLQIVGATAGVVHHTDHLVYRDPPNRLQIDTANGDVVVVRGPNGELTVDRRTTSSLSAPEPTAVQTGGLLQLRSHCAGLAGAGRCDASYVIHTPAGMSVTVRTGSGNASASGLDGAVDLRSGSGDVVATGVSGALTLQTGSGDITATGIAGGPLRLHTSSGSIDASDVRAGRVSAVTSSGDVGLAFSVSPTAVTATTSSGGVAVTVPHGPQLYDVAQRTGSGGATAAVRTDPSSNRHIDEVTSSGDASVAYR
- a CDS encoding response regulator transcription factor, yielding MRVVIAEDAVLLREGITRLLEEDGMSVVAAVADGEELLRAVERHQPDVCVADVRMPPTFTDEGVRAALVLRRQWPDVAVLVLSQYVEERYAVDLIAGDTRGVGYLLKDRVADVAEFLEALRRVGSGGTALDPEVVSQLLTRSRRRDPLDSLTPREREVLSAMAEGRSNGAIAAHLVVSEGAVEKHVSSIFAKLALPPAEQDHRRVLAVLRFLESADPVAGSGGAR
- a CDS encoding sensor domain-containing protein: MTDAAARPGSALGAVLRAPFSAWAWLAMSYLALSALIGTATFTVLVTLVSLSAGLMILALVGLLVLWLAFGLSRGVARLETRRASTFLGKRIALRPPPKLDGWLPARMWARTKTRGTWLELLYAGLVLPVTGWVGGVVVWAVWGAGLGFLLFPAYGWATASPGSLPGWNLGYPASVAVHVVAGAALLLAAPWLARGVALGQVALARMLLAPGKQEALTTRVETLQDTRSRMVAAADSERRRFERDLHDGAQQRLVALAMTLGRARTKLGDDPESVRALVDEAHGEAKQALAELRDLARGIHPSVLTDRGLDAALSALAARCPVPVEVRVDVPRRAAPGIEAVAYFVVAEALTNVAKHSLADRARVDAVRHGDVLRLTITDDGRGGGNLDTGSGLAGLRDRVRAVDGTFVLTSPSGGPTTIGVDLPCES
- a CDS encoding AraC family transcriptional regulator, giving the protein MPETAAETPAPPAHVPLVGCFDERPGYAVHRTAGAKNSLLTWTVSGGGRLRQGDVTVDAGPGDAVLLGASIGHDYGVAPDADGWGFWWVHVQLPTRWQDWLAPYQVGPGLHAVRGVPAGLRGRIEGIFARAHADARWSGHGTPPDPLPAGTRTARPTAATAPAARDLVLNGVEAVLALVTAAGREPAAVGDPLDPRVRRTVSLLRADPASPHTVASLAANAALSPSRFAHLFAAQTGRAPMEALRRARLEHAAQLLDATDLDVGRVARASGFASAFHFSRAFRDQFGMPPRDYRSR